In Debaryomyces hansenii CBS767 chromosome A complete sequence, a genomic segment contains:
- a CDS encoding DEHA2D09196p (weakly similar to uniprot|A3LX58 Pichia stipitis Predicted protein PICST_32703) — protein MSSDSKTSFDLEPNPFERSFATKDGDGREGGDGAEQRGKGKNGKSANVGEQKNETNKHNLHIPNISTLDPNINRAPVGTSPSLTPGDRKLPPLGLSPGGHLNGGLGTPGSNLWNSLLSATNNPNSGTNAATNSTSNDGSNTVANGINANSNYTTGQNSGAPNHEGSFHPSNQNNTNINQFISMLRKSGLTPNESNLRSGLTPGGVNHHGGNMFAFNNQLPGLTTPGAFLNSPITPGLSNLLGMPANQNANHATQPTNSTIPPPPNSNAGNHDYQNMNNFDNGIHQQREQQVQQSQHQTPQQAPSQSPQEQQHQKEQQQQQQQQQQQQQQHQQQQHQQQQQQHQQQQQHQPQQHQQQQQHQPQQHQPQQHQPQQHTPQQQAHQQHQLQNQQLPQQSYATKISNHKESDEKSGSKRKSRNNSENSKKQKTDSAVKTKKLKKEEPKDVDLDDSTVSPDYTSNTGGPGNSKRKSFLERNRVAASKCRQRKKQLIQKMEDELSFYSTGYRELSAQVTQLRDQLINLRGIVIGHKDCPMLVSSVGGFDQLNNIIQQSNYVTQIASGSQTNVSSMPSTIPTTLNAHPGAISTNQAVNPYILPANGQQSNSPALPMHLMQANADRSSDNSTTNPSTDTLNTTASINYPNHGQQNTIASHHSLSDLPSAAAQNLNQPNNQPPNTGDLRTIHSMSNIAGMNNNSDKLQGMGNSNFNLRPVNSMIDLNQQHIPQQAHQQNYGNNMVDPVAVATRNMLGLSQPQS, from the exons ATGTCAAGCGAT CTGAAAACGTCATTTGATTTGGAACCAAATCCATTTGAAAGGTCATTTGCGACTAAAGATGGTGATGGAAGAGAGGGTGGTGATGGTGCGGAACAGAGAGGTAAAGGTAAAAATGGGAAACTGGCTAATGTGGGAGAGCAGAAGAATGAAACAAACAAGCACAATTTACATATTCCCAACATTTCGACATTGGACCCGAATATTAATAGAGCACCTGTGGGTACTTCTCCATCACTTACTCCAGGAGATAGGAAGCTTCCACCGTTAGGATTGTCTCCCGGAGGCCATTTAAATGGAGGGTTGGGGACACCTGGTTCGAATTTATGGAATAGTTTGTTGAGTGCTACGAATAATCCAAATAGTGGAACGAATGCTGCTACAAATAGCACGAGTAACGACGGGAGTAATACTGTTGCCAATGGAATCAATGCCAACCTGAACTATACTACTGGGCAAAATAGCGGCGCACCTAATCACGAAGGTTCATTTCACCCGAGTAACCAAAATAACACGAACATTAATCAGTTTATTAGTATGCTAAGGAAGAGCGGATTAACGCCAAATGAGTCTAACTTAAGATCCGGGTTGACTCCTGGCGGTGTGAATCACCATGGCGGAAACATGTTCGCTTTTAATAATCAGTTGCCTGGTTTGACCACTCCAGGAGCTTTTCTCAATAGTCCTATTACTCCTGGGCTTTCGAATTTACTAGGAATGCCTGCAAATCAAAACGCTAACCATGCAACACAACCAACTAATTCTACTATTCCACCACCTCCTAACTCTAATGCAGGTAATCATGATTATCAAAacatgaataattttgataatggcATACATCAACAACGAGAACAACAAGTACAACAGTCACAACACCAAACACCGCAACAGGCACCATCACAACTGCCTCAAGAACAGCAACATCAAAAGgaacaacagcaacaacaacaacagcaacaacaacagcagcaacaacatcagcaacaacaacatcagcaacagcaacagcaacatcaacagcaacagcaacatCAACCTCAGCAACatcaacagcaacagcaacatCAACCTCAGCAACATCAACCTCAGCAACATCAACCTCAGCAACATACACCTCAGCAACAAGCACATCAACAACATCAATTACAGAATCAACAGCTACCACAGCAAAGTTATGCCACCaagatttcaaatcatAAAGAGTCTGATGAAAAATCTGGCAGTAAGAGGAAACTGAGAAATAATTCTGAAAACTCtaagaaacagaaaacAGATTCTGCTGTTAAGAcaaagaagttgaagaaagaagaacCCAAAGATGTTGATTTGGATGATTCCACTGTCTCACCAGATTATACATCAAATACAGGAGGCCCTGGCAATTCGAAGCGTAAGAGCTTCTTGGAACGTAATAGAGTCGCAGCTTCAAAGTGTCGTCAACGtaagaaacaattgatcCAAAAGATGGAAGATGAATTGTCGTTTTATTCAACAGGATACAGAGAATTATCTGCTCAAGTCACTCAATTACGTGACCAATTAATTAATCTTAGAGGAATAGTCATTGGACACAAAGATTGCCCTATGTTGGTGTCTTCTGTGGGAGGCTTTGaccaattgaataatatcatCCAACAAAGCAATTATGTGACTCAGATTGCCTCTGGAAGTCAAACCAACGTCAGCTCGATGCCTAGTACCATTCCGACTACTTTGAATGCACACCCAGGTGCCATTAGCACGAATCAAGCCGTTAATCCTTACATTCTTCCCGCTAATGGGCAACAATCTAATAGTCCTGCTTTGCCGATGCATTTAATGCAAGCGAATGCCGATCGCTCGAGTGATAATTCAACCACAAATCCATCGACGGATACTTTGAACACAACTGCGTCCATTAACTACCCTAATCATGGCCAGCAAAACACCATCGCTAGCCACCACAGTCTCTCAGATTTGCCTTCAGCTGCTGCCCAGAATTTGAACCAGCCAAATAACCAACCTCCTAATACAGGTGACTTAAGAACCATTCATAGCATGTCAAATATCGCAGGCATGAACAACAACAGTGACAAATTACAGGGTATGGGTAATTCTAACTTCAACCTCAGACCTGTTAATAGTATGATCGATCTCAATCAACAACATATCCCACAACAAGCCCATCAACAAAACTACGGCAACAATATGGTAGATCCAGTTGCAGTCGCTACAAGAAATATGTTAGGCTTATCTCAACCCCAATCTTAG
- a CDS encoding DEHA2D09218p (similar to uniprot|Q8J0Q0 Candida albicans MNS1 Mannosyl- oligosaccharide 1 2-alpha-mannosidase) produces the protein MLFKGFIASLVFYVIYYYASTGALDFEFGGSSKTWADKQQEVKDVFLESWSSYENHAWGKDVYHPIKETGSNMGPKPLGWMIVDSLDTLMIMDCPEQLARARKFVKDDLDYHFDYNVNVFETTIRMLGGLLSAHHISEDDMYLDKAMDLANGLMGGFDSNSGLPYASVNLMTGEGIKNHVDNGASSTAEVATLQLEFKYLSKLTGETLFWEKVEKVMKVLDENKPQDGLVPIYVQPDTGKYQGKLIRLGSRGDSYYEYLLKQYLQTNNQEPIYWDMYRESVDGVKKHLVRKSSPNGLTYIGELEHGIGGGLSPKMDHLVCFYGGLLAVGATNGLPYKEAKKLPNWDADKESDFKLGEELTYSCYKMYHDVPSGLSPEIAVFNENPQVKSDFYIKPLDRHNLQRPETVESLFYLYRLTGDVKYREYGYEIFQNFLKHTKVTNAKGEVSYTSLDDVTQVPPPKRDNMESFWFAETLKYLYLLFDDTNKFPLDKYVFNTEAHPFPRFDLGLLHKTDWTRDKPYLKSPQANFKLPDQKIQDTPKNDPKNIPEAAPADKPAIEEAMKEAQKNPEILKDAKAEKKEKLNKMLQDLD, from the coding sequence atgcTATTTAAAGGATTCATAGCGTCTTTGGTATTCTACGTAATCTATTACTATGCGTCTACAGGGGCACTTGACTTTGAATTTGGAGGAAGTAGCAAAACTTGGGCTGACAAGCAACAGGAAGTGAAAGATGTGTTTTTGGAAAGTTGGAGTTCATACGAGAATCATGCCTGGGGTAAGGATGTATATCACCCTATAAAAGAAACGGGAAGCAACATGGGACCCAAGCCTTTGGGATGGATGATTGTTGATTCGTTGGATACATTGATGATTATGGATTGTCCTGAACAATTGGCCCGTGCCAGGAAGTTCGTCAAGGATGACCTCGACTATCATTTTGATTACAATGTCAATGTATTTGAAACGACAATTCGGATGCTTGGGGGGTTACTCTCGGCCCATCACATTTCTGAGGATGATATGTACTTGGACAAGGCCATGGACTTGGCAAATGGGTTAATGGGTGGTTTCGACAGCAACAGTGGGTTGCCTTATGCTTCCGTGAACTTGATGACGGGCGAAGGTATCAAGAATCATGTTGATAATGGTGCGTCATCTACAGCAGAAGTGGCAACATTGCAATTGGAGTTCAAATACTTATCGAAGTTAACAGGAGAGACCTTATTCTGggaaaaagttgaaaaagtGATGAAAGTTCTCGATGAAAATAAGCCGCAAGATGGGTTGGTACCTATTTACGTCCAACCTGATACCGGGAAATATCAGGGTAAGTTAATCAGATTGGGCTCCAGAGGTGATTCATACTACGAATACTTATTGAAGCAGTACTTACAAACGAACAACCAGGAACCTATCTATTGGGACATGTACCGTGAATCTGTAGATGGAGTCAAAAAGCACTTGGTAAGAAAATCATCGCCAAATGGATTGACCTACATTGGTGAATTAGAGCATGGAATTGGAGGTGGATTATCGCCAAAAATGGACCACTTGGTGTGTTTCTATGGTGGATTATTGGCCGTTGGGGCCACCAACGGGTTGCCATACAAAGAGGCTAAGAAGTTACCAAATTGGGATGCTGATAAAGAATCTGACTTCAAGTTGGGTGAAGAATTGACTTACTCCTGCTACAAGATGTACCACGATGTACCATCGGGATTATCGCCTGAAATTGCAGTATTTAACGAAAACCCTCAGGTTAAAAGTGACTTCTACATCAAGCCACTCGATAGACATAACTTGCAACGTCCTGAAACCGTCGAATCTTTATTCTACTTATATAGACTTACAGGTGACGTCAAGTACCGTGAATACGGATATGAGATCTTCCAGAATTTCCTCAAGCACACTAAGGTCACCAACGCAAAAGGGGAGGTGTCTTACACCTCTTTGGATGATGTCACGCAGGTCCCCCCACCAAAGAGAGACAATATGGAATCGTTCTGGTTTGCTGAGACCTTGAAATACTTGTACTTATTATTCGACGATACTAACAAGTTCCCCTTGGACAAATATGTTTTCAACACAGAAGCGCATCCATTTCCAAGATTCGATTTGGGTCTTTTACACAAGACTGACTGGACCAGAGATAAGCCGTATCTCAAGTCTCCTCAAGCCAACTTCAAGCTTCCTGACCAAAAAATACAGGACACTCCTAAGAATGATCCGAAAAATATTCCTGAAGCTGCACCAGCTGATAAGCCCGCTATCGAGGAGGCTATGAAGGAGGCTCAAAAGAATCCAGAAATCCTAAAAGATGCAAAGGCAGAGAAGAAGGAGAAGCTAAACAAAATGTTACAAGATCTTGATTAG